From the genome of Halarsenatibacter silvermanii:
GTTAAAGAGCTGGGCCAGATATCCGGCGAGCAGCGCAAAAAGATTTACGCCGTCTTAAAAGATATCGATGAATACACCGGGCAGGGCGTCGAGAGTATTAAACGAGAGATGAAAAAGATCTTTACGGCCGAGAGCGGATCCGAGATGTTTTCCCTGTCTGATTGTGACAGGGAACTGGCGGGGGATTTTATAGAATTCCTTATAGGTTATTGTTTTGAAAATGGGATAAGTTTAAGCGATCACCCGGCCGATAGTTTAGACGATATTGAAAAATATATGTATGTTTGTATCGATAAGAAGATATGCGCTGTATGCGGCGAGAAGGCCGAAATACATCACTACGACGCTATAGGTATGGGGGGATAGGGATAAGGTCGACGACGCTGAGAACTTAATTATGCCGCTCTGTCGGACACACCACAGCGAGGCTCATAATATAGGTCGGGAAACTTTTATTGAAAAATATCGTATAAAACCTGTAAGGAGGAATTAAAATGGAAGAAATTTTGGATTCACTAAAGGACGATACCGAGAGGCTTTTTGTCGAAACTTTTTGCCGGGATTGCCCGGAGCCGGTTAAAGAGTTAACGGCTATGAATATGATAGTGGAAAAAGGACAGCTGCCGCTGGAAGATGTCATGATGGGCGTTATACATTCAGCCTTAGAAGATCATTATTTTGGAAAAAAGAGGGGGATATAAAATGTTAAATAAAAATGCGGACATTTGTCCTCCCCCTAAGCTGCTGGACATCATAGCAGCTATAATATAGTATTAAGTCTAAGGGAGGAC
Proteins encoded in this window:
- a CDS encoding putative HNHc nuclease, which gives rise to MKFPASGLQINTLKEGLKITVYVEKDARREVLEQVHNFIDRPLEVDININAAGRVKELGQISGEQRKKIYAVLKDIDEYTGQGVESIKREMKKIFTAESGSEMFSLSDCDRELAGDFIEFLIGYCFENGISLSDHPADSLDDIEKYMYVCIDKKICAVCGEKAEIHHYDAIGMGG